From the genome of Thermoflexus hugenholtzii, one region includes:
- the prfB gene encoding peptide chain release factor 2 (programmed frameshift): MSTDLRERLEALTLTLEDLLDRLDIPEKQAEIQRLEEEAARPDFWEQPAQAQEVLKRLGRLKEEVRNWLHLRQRAQEARELLELAEGEGDEALMAELAREIEALEETVRHRQFEVWMSGPYDRHDAILAIHAGAGGTDAQDWAEMLLRMYLRWAERRGWEAELLDKVDGEEAGIKSATVLVKGPYAYGYLKAEKGVHRLVRISPFDAARRRHTSFALVEVWPDIGESPEIVIRPEDIIIETFRASTAGGQHMQKNETAVRIRHIPTGIVVSCQNERSQTQNKETALKILKARLAELEEQKRRAEIAALKGEHVSAEWGNQIRSYVLHPYQLVKDHRTDYETSQVERVLDGELDDFIEAYLRQAVAAPRS; encoded by the exons ATGTCGACGGATCTGCGAGAGCGATTGGAAGCGTTGACGCTGACGCTGGAAGATCTCCTGGACCGTCTT GACATCCCGGAGAAGCAGGCGGAGATCCAGCGTTTGGAGGAGGAGGCCGCCCGGCCGGATTTTTGGGAACAGCCGGCCCAGGCGCAGGAGGTGCTGAAGCGGTTAGGCCGCCTGAAGGAGGAGGTCCGCAACTGGCTCCATCTACGCCAACGGGCTCAGGAGGCCCGGGAGCTGCTGGAGCTGGCGGAGGGCGAGGGCGATGAGGCGCTGATGGCCGAGCTGGCCCGCGAGATCGAAGCCCTGGAGGAGACGGTGCGCCACCGCCAGTTCGAGGTCTGGATGTCCGGCCCCTATGACCGCCACGACGCCATCCTGGCCATCCACGCGGGGGCCGGCGGCACCGACGCCCAGGACTGGGCGGAGATGCTGTTGCGCATGTATCTGCGCTGGGCGGAGCGCCGGGGCTGGGAGGCCGAGTTGCTGGACAAGGTGGACGGCGAGGAGGCGGGGATCAAGAGCGCCACGGTGCTGGTGAAAGGCCCCTACGCCTACGGCTACCTGAAGGCGGAGAAAGGGGTGCACCGCCTGGTGCGCATCTCCCCCTTCGACGCCGCCCGCCGCCGCCACACGTCCTTCGCCCTGGTCGAGGTCTGGCCGGACATCGGGGAGAGCCCGGAGATCGTCATCCGGCCGGAGGACATCATCATCGAGACCTTCCGGGCCTCCACGGCGGGCGGCCAACATATGCAGAAGAACGAGACGGCCGTCCGCATCCGGCACATCCCGACGGGGATCGTGGTCTCCTGCCAGAACGAGCGCAGCCAGACCCAGAACAAAGAGACCGCCCTCAAGATCCTGAAGGCCCGGCTGGCGGAGCTGGAGGAGCAGAAGCGCCGGGCGGAGATCGCCGCCCTCAAGGGCGAACACGTCAGCGCCGAGTGGGGCAACCAGATCCGCTCCTATGTGCTGCATCCTTATCAGCTGGTCAAGGACCATCGCACCGACTACGAGACCAGCCAGGTGGAGCGGGTCCTGGACGGGGAGCTGGACGATTTCATTGAGGCCTATCTGCGCCAGGCTGTCGCGGCTCCCCGCTCGTGA